One Luteibacter sp. 9135 DNA segment encodes these proteins:
- the lpxD gene encoding UDP-3-O-(3-hydroxymyristoyl)glucosamine N-acyltransferase: MSGNPHYTLAELAERFELEAHGDPTTTVDGVGTLAAATPSQFTFLSNPKYTSQLAESQAGIVVLGAEQLPLRNGAALVAKDPYVAYARIAALFERHPAAPRGIHPSAVVAPSARVHPTASVGPCCVIEDNAVIDENVILGPHCTIGPGCVVGTGSRLVARVTLVIRVTLGKRVLVHPGAVIGSDGFGLAFDRDHWIKLPQLGGVRIGDDCEIGSNTTIDRGALEDTVLEEDVRLDNQIQIAHNVHIGAHTAMAGCSAVAGSAKIGRYCLIGGNAGVLGHLELADRVTITAKSLVTSSIREAGEYSSGSPLQENRQWRRNAARMKHLDEYARRLSALEKDKGQ, translated from the coding sequence TTGAGCGGCAATCCGCACTACACCCTGGCCGAGCTGGCCGAGCGTTTCGAACTGGAGGCGCACGGCGACCCCACCACCACGGTGGACGGCGTCGGCACGCTGGCCGCCGCCACGCCCAGCCAGTTCACCTTCCTCTCCAACCCGAAATACACCTCCCAGCTGGCCGAGTCGCAGGCGGGCATCGTGGTGCTCGGCGCGGAGCAGCTGCCGTTGCGCAACGGCGCCGCGCTGGTGGCGAAAGACCCCTACGTGGCCTACGCCCGCATTGCCGCGCTGTTCGAACGGCATCCGGCCGCCCCGCGCGGCATCCACCCCAGCGCCGTCGTGGCACCGTCCGCCCGCGTACATCCCACGGCCTCGGTGGGGCCCTGCTGCGTCATCGAGGACAACGCGGTCATCGATGAAAACGTCATCCTCGGCCCGCACTGCACCATCGGACCGGGTTGCGTGGTCGGTACCGGCTCGCGCCTGGTCGCGCGGGTCACCTTGGTGATTCGCGTGACGCTGGGCAAGCGCGTGCTCGTGCACCCGGGCGCGGTGATCGGCTCCGACGGGTTCGGTCTGGCCTTCGACCGAGACCACTGGATCAAGCTTCCCCAACTGGGCGGCGTGCGCATCGGCGACGACTGCGAGATCGGCAGCAACACCACGATCGACCGCGGCGCGCTGGAAGACACCGTGCTGGAAGAAGACGTGCGCCTGGACAACCAGATCCAGATTGCCCACAACGTGCATATCGGCGCCCATACCGCCATGGCCGGTTGCTCGGCCGTGGCCGGCAGCGCGAAGATCGGCCGCTACTGCCTCATCGGCGGCAACGCCGGCGTGCTCGGCCACCTCGAACTGGCCGACCGGGTTACCATCACGGCGAAGAGCCTGGTCACCTCGTCGATCAGGGAAGCCGGTGAATACTCCTCCGGTAGTCCGCTGCAGGAAAACCGCCAGTGGCGGCGCAACGCGGCGCGCATGAAACACCTCGATGAATACGCGCGCCGCCTGTCGGCGCTGGAAAAGGACAAAGGGCAATGA
- the fabZ gene encoding 3-hydroxyacyl-ACP dehydratase FabZ, with protein MTEPKAAVTLPVDVEQIQRLLPHRYPFLLVDRVIEIEPGKSIAAIKNVTINEPFFQGHFPGHPVMPGVLIVEAMAQTAGLLTQITSRMDGHSGSPLFYLVKVDNARFSAVVAPGDQLRLEVSLKRLIRGMGLFEARALVDGKVVACCELMCAARSDK; from the coding sequence ATGACCGAACCGAAAGCCGCCGTGACGCTTCCCGTGGATGTGGAGCAGATCCAGCGACTGCTGCCGCACCGCTACCCGTTCCTGCTGGTCGACCGCGTCATCGAGATCGAGCCGGGCAAGTCCATCGCGGCGATCAAGAACGTCACGATCAACGAGCCGTTCTTCCAGGGGCATTTCCCCGGACATCCGGTGATGCCGGGCGTGCTCATCGTCGAGGCCATGGCCCAGACGGCCGGCCTGCTGACCCAGATCACCAGCCGTATGGACGGCCATAGCGGCAGCCCGCTGTTCTACCTGGTCAAGGTGGACAACGCGCGATTCTCGGCGGTAGTCGCACCGGGCGACCAGCTGCGCCTGGAGGTGTCGCTCAAGCGGCTGATCCGCGGCATGGGCCTGTTCGAGGCGCGCGCGCTGGTGGACGGCAAGGTAGTGGCCTGCTGCGAGCTGATGTGCGCGGCAAGGAGCGACAAATGA
- the lpxA gene encoding acyl-ACP--UDP-N-acetylglucosamine O-acyltransferase translates to MIHPSAQIDPSARIADNVSIGAFSVIGADVVIGEGTTVGPHVVIEGPTVIGRDNRISQFASIGGAPQDKKWQGERTEVIIGDRNLIREFVTINRGTGDGGGITRIGNDNWLLAYVHIAHDCQVGNHVVFSNYSALAGHAEIGDWTIMSGYSGVHQFCKVGAHAFIGMGCLVGSDVPPFVMMANETRGRPRGINSEGLKRRGFDTARIAAIKRAYRTLYMAGLPLAEAREQLLSQAEVSDDVRQMLEFLDRSERSLAR, encoded by the coding sequence ATGATCCATCCCTCCGCGCAGATCGATCCATCGGCGCGCATCGCGGACAACGTCAGCATCGGCGCCTTCAGCGTCATCGGTGCGGATGTGGTCATCGGCGAGGGAACCACCGTCGGTCCGCATGTGGTGATCGAGGGCCCCACGGTCATCGGCCGCGACAACCGCATCTCGCAGTTCGCCTCCATCGGTGGCGCCCCGCAGGACAAGAAATGGCAGGGCGAGCGCACCGAGGTGATCATCGGCGATCGCAACCTCATCCGCGAGTTCGTTACGATCAACCGCGGCACGGGTGACGGCGGCGGCATCACGCGCATCGGCAACGACAACTGGCTGCTGGCCTATGTGCACATCGCGCACGACTGCCAGGTCGGCAACCACGTGGTGTTTTCCAACTACTCGGCGCTGGCTGGCCACGCGGAGATCGGCGACTGGACCATCATGTCCGGCTACTCCGGCGTGCACCAGTTCTGCAAGGTGGGCGCGCATGCGTTCATCGGTATGGGCTGCCTGGTGGGCTCCGACGTACCGCCCTTCGTCATGATGGCCAACGAGACCCGTGGCCGCCCGCGCGGCATCAACAGCGAGGGCCTGAAGCGCCGGGGCTTCGACACCGCGCGCATCGCCGCGATCAAGCGTGCCTACCGCACGCTGTACATGGCGGGCCTACCGCTGGCCGAGGCGCGCGAGCAACTGCTCTCGCAGGCCGAGGTCAGCGACGACGTGCGCCAGATGCTCGAATTTCTCGATCGCAGCGAGCGCTCGCTCGCCCGGTAA
- the lpxB gene encoding lipid-A-disaccharide synthase, with translation MQQPPSSADAPVFALIAGEDSGDQLGADLIDALRTRYPTARFVGIGGRRMLGRGFDSWYDIRALSVMGFSEVVRHLPRLLRLRKALLRKLLDLRPDVVVGIDAPDFNLGVERKLKAAGLRTVHYVSPSVWAWREKRAEKIGRSADRVLCLFPMEPPIYAKHGIDARFVGHPLADRFPMVSDRAGPRDALGLPHDVPVLAVLPGSRPSEIERVGAIFIAAARRVAEAMPTLRIVVPSANERVHAQLRALLADFPGVAPILTDGQAHEAMLAADAVLLASGTATLEAMLAKRPMVVGYRVSPTSYRIAIALRMLKTDVYALPNILARACGLGKKRLVPEFMQDDCTPDNLARATLELLGDSERRGAIVAAFEFLHQELRGGLDGRAADHAADAIAGLMRPTDLPAGAVAH, from the coding sequence ATGCAGCAGCCCCCCTCCTCCGCCGACGCACCCGTCTTCGCCCTCATCGCGGGGGAAGATTCCGGCGATCAGCTCGGCGCCGACCTGATCGACGCGCTCCGCACCCGTTATCCCACCGCCCGTTTCGTCGGCATCGGCGGCCGGCGCATGCTCGGGCGCGGCTTCGACTCCTGGTACGACATCCGCGCGCTGTCGGTCATGGGGTTCAGCGAAGTGGTCAGGCACCTGCCCCGGCTGCTTCGCCTCCGTAAGGCACTGCTGCGCAAACTGCTCGACCTGCGCCCGGACGTGGTGGTCGGCATCGACGCCCCCGACTTCAACCTCGGCGTCGAGCGCAAGCTCAAGGCCGCCGGCCTGCGCACGGTGCATTACGTCAGCCCGTCGGTCTGGGCCTGGCGCGAGAAACGTGCCGAGAAGATCGGCCGTTCCGCGGATCGCGTGCTCTGCCTGTTCCCCATGGAGCCACCGATCTACGCGAAGCACGGCATCGACGCACGCTTCGTCGGTCACCCGCTGGCCGATCGTTTTCCCATGGTCTCGGACCGCGCCGGCCCGCGCGACGCCCTCGGTCTTCCCCACGACGTGCCCGTGCTGGCCGTGCTGCCCGGCAGCCGACCGAGCGAAATCGAGCGCGTAGGCGCCATCTTCATCGCCGCGGCGCGCCGCGTGGCCGAGGCGATGCCCACCCTGCGCATCGTGGTGCCTTCTGCCAACGAGCGGGTGCATGCGCAGTTGCGCGCGCTGCTGGCCGACTTCCCCGGCGTGGCGCCGATCCTCACCGACGGCCAGGCCCACGAGGCCATGCTCGCGGCCGATGCGGTGCTGCTGGCGTCGGGCACGGCCACGCTGGAGGCCATGCTGGCGAAGCGACCGATGGTGGTGGGGTATCGCGTCTCGCCCACCAGCTACCGCATCGCCATCGCCCTGCGCATGCTCAAGACCGATGTCTACGCCCTGCCCAACATCCTCGCCCGCGCCTGCGGACTGGGCAAGAAGCGCCTGGTGCCGGAATTCATGCAGGACGACTGCACACCGGACAACCTGGCCCGCGCCACATTGGAACTGCTCGGCGACAGTGAACGCCGCGGTGCCATCGTCGCGGCGTTCGAGTTCCTGCACCAGGAACTGCGCGGCGGCCTGGACGGCCGTGCCGCCGACCACGCGGCCGACGCGATCGCCGGGCTGATGCGCCCGACGGACTTGCCCGCCGGCGCCGTGGCGCATTAG
- the rnhB gene encoding ribonuclease HII: MPRKRNVSSQLAPDLVVAGVDEAGRGPLAGPVVVAAVILDRTRPIRGLNDSKQLTESVREKLYGRIVERAIAWSVIFVEREEIDRINIFQATMTGMTRSLLGLAHAPHIALIDGNRLPRTLPCEGRAVIGGDATEPAISAASILAKVSRDRHMHALDALHPGYGFARHKGYGVPEHLDALARLGPCDAHRRSFAPVRRWFEPDVEPMADLFAVAGALEQEPAGSPLGATPAATR, translated from the coding sequence ATGCCCCGCAAGCGCAACGTCAGCTCCCAGCTCGCCCCCGACCTCGTCGTGGCCGGTGTCGACGAGGCAGGCCGCGGGCCGCTCGCCGGCCCCGTGGTGGTGGCCGCGGTCATCCTCGACCGCACCCGTCCGATCCGCGGCCTCAACGACTCCAAGCAGCTGACCGAAAGCGTCCGCGAGAAACTCTACGGCCGCATCGTGGAACGGGCGATCGCCTGGAGCGTGATCTTCGTCGAACGCGAGGAAATCGACCGGATCAATATCTTCCAGGCGACGATGACCGGCATGACCCGCTCGTTGCTGGGCCTGGCGCACGCGCCGCACATCGCCCTGATCGACGGCAACCGCCTGCCGCGCACCTTGCCCTGCGAGGGCCGCGCGGTGATCGGCGGCGACGCGACCGAGCCGGCCATCAGCGCCGCCTCGATCCTGGCCAAGGTCAGCCGCGACCGCCACATGCACGCCCTGGATGCCTTGCACCCCGGCTACGGCTTCGCCCGCCACAAGGGCTACGGCGTCCCCGAGCACCTCGACGCCCTCGCTCGCCTCGGGCCGTGCGATGCCCACCGTCGCAGTTTTGCGCCCGTGCGGCGATGGTTCGAGCCGGATGTGGAGCCGATGGCGGATTTGTTTGCTGTGGCTGGGGCGTTGGAGCAAGAGCCGGCGGGTAGCCCCCTCGGTGCCACGCCTGCGGCGACCCGCTAG
- a CDS encoding molybdopterin molybdotransferase MoeA, whose protein sequence is MALLPLAETFAHYRQHVGPLPTQRMALELALGSVLSEPVAALVSLPRFTQSAVDGYALRVGDGRNERVLIGTSAAGDPADVVVGPGQAVRILTGGVLPAGADAVARQEIVERTGAGIVLTAAVVAGEAIRVEGEELVAGTIITAAGQRVTAGLVAALAMAGITEVEVYRRPRVVVLVTGDEVVRAGEPLAPGLVYDANGPLLRAWFVEQGYGEPVVAYVRDDEAALEEAMSAALDSADLVVTSGGVSVGDRDFVPAVAERLGVRKVFWKVAQKPGKPLWFGMREGKALLGMPGNPAAVLVCLTVHARAVLARLEGETADQPAWCQGLLATAVDADDERDRLVRMRLDMSGGMVSLALLPRQESHMLSNMATAQALVWLPARAEPFAAGERVAWLPL, encoded by the coding sequence ATGGCACTCCTGCCGCTGGCGGAAACCTTCGCGCATTACCGGCAGCACGTCGGCCCCTTGCCGACGCAGCGGATGGCCCTGGAACTGGCGTTGGGATCGGTGCTGTCCGAGCCCGTGGCCGCCCTGGTCTCGCTGCCGCGTTTCACCCAGAGTGCCGTCGACGGCTATGCGCTGCGTGTCGGCGACGGCCGGAACGAGCGTGTGCTCATCGGCACCTCCGCCGCCGGCGATCCGGCCGACGTCGTGGTCGGGCCCGGCCAGGCGGTGCGTATCCTCACCGGCGGCGTGTTGCCCGCAGGCGCCGATGCCGTCGCCCGCCAGGAGATCGTCGAGCGTACCGGGGCTGGCATCGTGCTGACCGCCGCCGTGGTCGCCGGGGAGGCGATCCGTGTCGAAGGCGAGGAACTGGTCGCCGGCACGATCATCACCGCCGCCGGCCAGCGCGTGACGGCCGGCCTCGTCGCCGCGCTGGCGATGGCCGGGATCACCGAGGTGGAGGTATACCGGCGTCCGCGCGTGGTGGTACTGGTGACCGGTGATGAAGTGGTACGTGCGGGCGAGCCGCTGGCGCCCGGCTTGGTCTACGACGCCAACGGGCCGCTGTTGCGCGCATGGTTCGTCGAGCAGGGCTACGGCGAGCCGGTGGTGGCCTATGTCCGCGACGATGAAGCGGCGCTGGAAGAAGCGATGAGCGCCGCGCTGGACAGTGCCGACCTGGTCGTGACCAGCGGCGGTGTGTCGGTGGGCGACCGCGATTTCGTTCCGGCCGTGGCCGAACGCCTGGGCGTGCGCAAGGTGTTCTGGAAGGTGGCGCAGAAGCCGGGCAAGCCGCTCTGGTTCGGCATGCGCGAGGGCAAGGCCCTGCTGGGCATGCCGGGCAATCCCGCGGCCGTGCTGGTGTGCCTTACCGTGCATGCGCGCGCGGTGCTGGCGCGGCTGGAAGGTGAAACGGCCGATCAGCCGGCGTGGTGCCAGGGCCTGCTGGCCACGGCCGTGGATGCCGACGACGAGCGCGACCGCCTGGTGCGCATGCGACTGGACATGAGCGGTGGCATGGTTTCACTGGCGCTCCTGCCGAGGCAGGAGTCGCACATGCTCAGCAACATGGCCACCGCGCAGGCGCTGGTATGGCTGCCTGCGCGGGCCGAGCCCTTCGCGGCCGGCGAACGCGTCGCCTGGCTACCGCTCTGA
- the moaCB gene encoding bifunctional molybdenum cofactor biosynthesis protein MoaC/MoaB: protein MKDVSQKPDSLRIARATATLHAPAACIDLLRTGETEKGDPLKTARVAGILAAKRTDELIPLCHPLPIHRADVSYELMETSVRIVAEVQTIGPTGVEMEALTAASLAALTIYDMLKPYAEPDELHIQDCRLERKVGGKSHYRRALASPRTAAVVVLSDTVARGTKPDTAGVFVRDALIDAHFAPVAYTVIGDDATTLRDRVRALIDEGTSLLITVGGTGLGPRDITVDTVRPMLDVDIPGIMETARAFGQQRMPYAMLSRGVAGYIGDTLVLTFPGSRGGASESLAATLPGIVHLLETGRTGGKHPGGYGEAS, encoded by the coding sequence ATGAAAGACGTCAGCCAGAAACCCGATTCCCTGCGCATCGCGCGCGCGACCGCCACGCTGCATGCGCCGGCGGCGTGCATCGATCTGCTGCGCACAGGCGAAACCGAAAAAGGCGACCCGCTGAAGACGGCGCGCGTCGCCGGCATCCTTGCCGCCAAGCGCACCGACGAACTGATCCCGCTGTGCCATCCGCTCCCCATCCACCGGGCCGACGTCTCCTACGAACTGATGGAGACCAGCGTGCGCATCGTCGCGGAGGTGCAGACCATCGGCCCGACCGGCGTGGAGATGGAGGCGCTGACCGCCGCCAGCCTGGCCGCGCTCACGATCTACGACATGCTCAAGCCGTACGCGGAGCCCGACGAGCTGCACATCCAGGATTGCCGCCTCGAGCGCAAGGTCGGCGGAAAATCGCACTACCGTCGCGCACTGGCGTCGCCGCGCACGGCCGCGGTGGTGGTGCTGTCCGACACCGTGGCCCGTGGCACCAAACCCGATACGGCCGGCGTCTTCGTCCGCGATGCGCTGATCGATGCTCATTTCGCTCCCGTGGCCTACACGGTGATCGGCGACGACGCGACGACCCTGCGCGATCGCGTGCGCGCCCTGATCGACGAGGGCACCTCGCTGCTCATAACGGTGGGTGGTACGGGTCTGGGGCCCCGCGACATCACCGTGGATACCGTCAGGCCCATGCTGGATGTGGATATTCCCGGCATCATGGAAACCGCGCGCGCCTTCGGCCAGCAGCGCATGCCCTACGCGATGCTTTCGCGGGGCGTGGCCGGCTACATCGGCGACACGCTGGTGCTCACCTTTCCGGGTAGCCGGGGCGGTGCCAGCGAGTCGCTGGCGGCCACGCTGCCCGGCATCGTGCACCTGCTGGAAACGGGGCGCACGGGAGGCAAGCACCCCGGCGGCTACGGGGAGGCCAGCTGA
- a CDS encoding molybdenum cofactor biosynthesis protein MoaE — translation MTHAVLTHAAVAVDPLLELHAHPECGGLALFVGTVRDHHEGRSVRHLAYTAHEPLAEKVIRDVEQATRERYGVPYVRIVHRLGDLSIGDIAIVCVVRAPHRAEAFDACRYAVDAVKHGAPIWKEEFYTDGTSAFVEGCCIRDDLDDQPVPHAHHHPPHASHG, via the coding sequence ATGACACATGCCGTCCTGACCCACGCCGCCGTTGCGGTGGACCCGTTGCTCGAACTTCACGCGCATCCCGAGTGCGGTGGCCTGGCCCTGTTCGTCGGTACCGTGCGCGACCATCACGAAGGGCGCTCGGTGCGCCACCTTGCCTATACCGCCCACGAGCCACTCGCCGAGAAAGTGATCCGCGACGTGGAGCAGGCCACGCGCGAGCGCTACGGCGTGCCTTACGTGCGCATTGTCCATCGCCTGGGTGATCTGTCGATCGGGGATATCGCCATTGTATGCGTCGTGCGCGCGCCGCATCGTGCCGAGGCTTTCGACGCATGCCGCTATGCGGTGGATGCGGTGAAGCATGGTGCGCCCATCTGGAAGGAAGAGTTCTATACGGACGGCACCAGCGCGTTCGTGGAGGGCTGCTGCATCCGCGACGACCTGGACGACCAGCCAGTGCCTCACGCGCACCATCACCCGCCGCATGCGAGCCACGGATGA
- a CDS encoding MoaD/ThiS family protein — protein MTSIVFELFANLERLAGRHECTVEADDTVVTVGDAVARLAAAQPALAASLERCACVSGDTIVRRADALPADGRIALLPPVAGG, from the coding sequence ATGACATCGATCGTTTTCGAACTCTTCGCCAACCTGGAGCGGTTGGCCGGCCGACACGAGTGCACCGTGGAGGCCGACGACACGGTAGTCACCGTGGGTGACGCCGTCGCGCGGCTCGCCGCTGCGCAGCCGGCACTGGCCGCGTCGCTCGAGCGCTGCGCCTGCGTATCCGGCGACACCATCGTGCGCCGCGCGGACGCGTTACCGGCCGACGGCCGCATCGCCTTGCTGCCGCCCGTGGCCGGAGGCTGA
- the moaA gene encoding GTP 3',8-cyclase MoaA yields MSPLIDRHGRTKRKLRISLTDRCNFRCTYCMPEHPDWLPRSTLLAREEVVRLAGLFVDSGIDQIRLTGGEPLLRRDLLECVRDIDALRERGLRRLSMTTNASRIAPRAAELVAAGIDDFNVSLDAVDPDTFRRLTRREIAPVLDGIAALVDAGARIKLNAVVIRGDNEKDVVPLLEWAMARNIPLRYIEYMPLDAPGQWKRDAVVSEAEMLAAIRATHHVDDLPRGHDPSTPYLVDGRYALGVISTVSNPFCSTCDRLRLTATGELFTCLFSPLGTPLGTRMREGVADDVLAEQVRRAVWLKEAGYASRPGPVDRPLTMHAMGG; encoded by the coding sequence ATGTCCCCACTCATCGACCGTCACGGCCGTACCAAGCGCAAGCTGCGGATATCGCTCACCGACCGCTGCAATTTCCGCTGTACGTATTGCATGCCCGAGCATCCGGACTGGCTTCCCCGGAGCACCCTGCTTGCGCGCGAGGAAGTGGTGCGCCTGGCTGGCCTGTTCGTGGACAGCGGCATCGACCAGATCCGCTTGACCGGTGGCGAGCCGCTACTGCGTCGCGACCTGCTCGAATGCGTGCGCGACATCGATGCCCTGCGCGAGCGTGGCCTGCGCCGTCTGTCGATGACCACCAATGCCTCGCGTATCGCTCCGCGTGCCGCCGAACTGGTGGCGGCGGGCATCGACGACTTCAACGTCAGCCTGGACGCGGTCGATCCGGACACGTTTCGCCGGCTGACCCGGCGTGAGATCGCGCCGGTGCTCGACGGCATCGCAGCGCTGGTCGATGCCGGGGCCCGCATCAAGCTCAACGCGGTGGTTATCCGGGGTGACAACGAGAAAGACGTGGTGCCGCTGCTGGAGTGGGCCATGGCCCGTAACATCCCGCTGCGCTACATCGAATACATGCCACTCGATGCGCCCGGACAATGGAAACGCGATGCCGTGGTGTCGGAGGCCGAGATGCTGGCGGCCATCCGCGCGACGCACCACGTTGACGACCTGCCACGGGGCCACGATCCGTCCACGCCCTATCTCGTGGACGGGCGCTATGCGCTGGGCGTCATCTCCACCGTTTCCAATCCCTTCTGTTCCACCTGCGACCGCCTGCGGCTGACGGCCACCGGCGAATTGTTCACCTGCCTGTTCTCGCCGCTGGGCACCCCGCTGGGCACGCGCATGCGCGAGGGCGTTGCCGACGACGTGCTGGCCGAGCAGGTCCGGCGCGCGGTCTGGCTCAAGGAGGCCGGTTACGCGTCGCGTCCGGGGCCGGTCGACCGGCCGCTGACCATGCACGCCATGGGTGGGTGA
- a CDS encoding XdhC family protein, translated as MNASNPSSPPAWPAWPEYALVDDLLPALDQYAQAGRVALATLVDVAGPSPRPLYSEMAIAADGRVAGYVSGGCVEAAVAQEAMAALAEGRPRLLDYGVGSPVLDIQLTCGGRIGIFVRELRQPAQYVADLSAARRERRTVTVLTDRATGDWTIVDGMAGREDDRYADVRLPPLRLVTVGSDPVTLAVARLAPAMGVEVVLLRPHGPTEPPPGVTLAAYDPRALGVALDALRVDERTAIYALSHDVEMDHAVASHALRSPAFAVGVLGSRNKIGARVDRLRDDGVDDAALDRLHLPAGLPIGAQTPHGIALSILAQVCQRDRARHL; from the coding sequence ATGAACGCCTCGAACCCCTCGTCCCCGCCGGCCTGGCCCGCCTGGCCGGAATACGCCCTTGTCGACGATCTGCTGCCCGCCCTTGACCAGTATGCCCAGGCTGGCCGCGTGGCCCTGGCCACGCTGGTGGACGTCGCCGGTCCGTCGCCACGGCCTCTGTATAGCGAGATGGCGATCGCCGCCGATGGGCGCGTGGCCGGTTACGTCTCCGGCGGCTGCGTGGAAGCCGCCGTCGCCCAGGAGGCCATGGCCGCCCTGGCCGAGGGCCGGCCGCGTCTTCTGGATTACGGCGTGGGTAGCCCGGTGCTGGATATCCAGCTCACGTGCGGCGGGCGCATCGGCATCTTCGTCCGCGAACTGCGCCAGCCCGCCCAATACGTCGCAGACCTCTCCGCCGCCCGGCGCGAGCGCCGCACGGTGACCGTGCTGACCGACCGTGCCACCGGCGACTGGACGATCGTCGACGGCATGGCGGGCCGCGAGGACGACCGCTACGCCGACGTACGCCTGCCGCCGCTGCGCCTGGTCACCGTCGGGAGCGACCCGGTCACCCTGGCGGTAGCGAGACTGGCCCCCGCCATGGGCGTGGAAGTGGTGCTGCTGCGCCCCCACGGCCCGACCGAGCCGCCCCCGGGCGTGACCCTGGCGGCCTACGACCCGCGCGCGCTGGGCGTGGCGCTGGACGCGCTGCGGGTGGACGAGCGCACTGCCATCTATGCGCTCAGCCACGATGTCGAGATGGATCACGCGGTGGCCTCGCATGCGTTGCGCTCGCCGGCCTTCGCCGTCGGTGTCCTCGGCAGCCGCAACAAGATCGGCGCGCGCGTGGACCGCTTGCGCGACGACGGCGTGGACGACGCGGCGCTGGATCGCCTGCACCTTCCGGCGGGCCTGCCCATCGGCGCGCAGACACCGCACGGGATCGCCCTGTCCATTCTCGCGCAGGTCTGCCAGCGCGATCGCGCGCGGCACCTGTGA
- a CDS encoding nucleotidyltransferase family protein, whose product MTGRHDAVILAAGGSRRLGRPKQLLTRDGETLAGRVSRLVASTQPGKTIAIVGAYAEHLCGRLNGALPVFNPDWTTGMASSLHLAADALAGRDGPVLVVVVDQLALDEVHLERLLREHDGTQDTVTAYGDAAGVPAVLRARTLARAVTLQGDSGFRALWTGHDVHRVRNDALAQDLDTEDDVARAVAAGLLDRQ is encoded by the coding sequence GTGACCGGCCGCCACGATGCCGTGATCCTGGCCGCTGGCGGCAGCCGCCGACTGGGACGGCCCAAGCAGTTGCTGACGCGGGACGGCGAAACCCTGGCGGGTCGCGTCTCGCGGCTGGTGGCATCCACGCAGCCCGGCAAGACCATCGCCATCGTCGGCGCGTACGCGGAGCACCTGTGCGGCCGCTTGAACGGTGCGCTGCCGGTGTTCAATCCGGACTGGACGACGGGCATGGCGTCGTCCTTGCACCTCGCCGCCGATGCGCTCGCCGGCCGCGATGGCCCCGTGCTGGTCGTCGTCGTGGACCAGCTGGCGCTGGACGAGGTACACCTTGAGCGGCTGCTGCGTGAGCACGACGGTACGCAGGACACGGTCACGGCGTATGGCGATGCCGCGGGCGTGCCGGCCGTCTTGCGTGCCAGGACGCTCGCGCGTGCCGTCACCCTGCAAGGCGACAGTGGTTTTCGTGCGCTCTGGACCGGGCACGATGTCCATCGCGTGCGCAACGACGCGCTGGCCCAGGACCTGGACACGGAAGACGACGTGGCTCGCGCGGTAGCTGCCGGCCTGCTGGACCGGCAATGA
- a CDS encoding 2Fe-2S iron-sulfur cluster-binding protein: MVYPGSGASRRPPTENGMPPNTSPSVSTRLRINGAEHVLDIDPRVTLLDALREHLGLTGSKKGCDHGQCGACTVLVEGRRINACLTLAVMHDGESITTVEGLANGATLSPLQAAFVEHDGFQCGYCTPGQLCSATGMLEEVRAGWASAVTADVASRPTLTDDEIRERMSGNLCRCSAYPNIVAAIADAAEADA; encoded by the coding sequence GTGGTTTACCCAGGCAGCGGCGCATCTCGTCGCCCACCCACGGAGAACGGCATGCCGCCGAACACATCCCCAAGCGTATCCACCCGCCTGCGCATCAACGGCGCGGAACACGTACTCGACATCGATCCGCGCGTCACGCTGCTGGACGCACTGCGCGAGCACCTGGGCCTGACCGGCTCGAAGAAGGGCTGCGACCATGGCCAGTGCGGCGCATGCACCGTGCTGGTCGAAGGCCGCCGGATCAACGCCTGCCTCACCCTCGCCGTGATGCACGACGGCGAGTCGATCACCACGGTCGAAGGCCTGGCCAACGGCGCGACGCTGAGCCCCCTGCAGGCGGCTTTCGTCGAGCACGACGGCTTCCAGTGCGGCTACTGCACCCCGGGCCAGCTTTGCTCCGCCACCGGCATGCTGGAGGAAGTGCGCGCCGGCTGGGCCAGTGCCGTCACCGCCGATGTGGCAAGCCGGCCCACCCTGACCGACGACGAGATCCGCGAGCGCATGAGCGGCAACCTGTGTCGCTGCAGCGCCTATCCCAACATCGTCGCCGCCATCGCGGATGCCGCGGAGGCCGACGCATGA